ctagttccatgagccctagaaacatgtgatctactattttgagttctagacattagagaaatgaaactcgactccttgggttgataccctagcccggccttgttgtagactgccctttgggcatttagaatcatgtctagagtcttagagctagttgagaatttctcaagcattttcttgagtttctcaacctcaccctttaaagccttgttctcatcctcaaggacttctagatgtaggtcatcgacctcatcttccctaagggtccttaaggtttttacttcttcttttaacaatttattttctgtttttgactttttaagcaatgtagataagtgagtgatagtcttataacacttttctatatgagaagaggttacctcttcatcatccgacgatgatgaagccgcggttgaagtgtcgctcgaatctccctcacttccggagtccgaaacctcccttgccatgagtgctaattgtcgtgtgctcttttccatcttctcttcttcctccgatgagcttgatgaggactcatcccaagtggctttgagagccttcttcttcttggctctttcctccttctttttggctcgttcctccttcctctttaacttCGGACattcgctccgaatgtgtcctttcttgctacactcataacatataacattagatttatcaaaattttgatcattagttttaccttttcctttgtatcttcggcttcttctcataatccttcttacgaagttcgccatctcacttgatgatgatccactttcatcatcggattcggaggaagaggtggatgaggaaatctccttttccttcttcttttccctcttccttcttccatccttactctttggtcctgcaaataaagcaatacccttctctttttgacctttgttagcaagctcatgaagtttcatctcacagaaaaattcatctagtttaacaatggaaagatccttggataccttgtaggcatctaccatagatgaccacaaggcattcctaggaaaagatttaagagcgtaccttactagatcgcgattctccactcgttcgtccacagagtgtagaccgttgatgatctccttgaatctcccataaagttcacttaccgtttcattgtccttcatggttagattttggagctgattcaagaataggtccctcttggcaatccgagaatctcgagttccctcttggagctcgatgagtttgttccataggtctcttgcactcgagaacggacctaccttgacgagttggtccttggcgattccacattgcaaggtgaccatagccttggcatcggcttgtgctttgcggagttgttcggtagaccaccttgacgaatcgagttccttaccttcttcatcctttggtggtgtgaaaccttccttgactgagaaccacatggcaatgtcggtcttgaggtaatactccatgcggcccttccaatattgaaaatctgctccttcgaagtagggtggtcgatttgtgctaaagccttccttcatagccatccttgtttgctcttttgggtgttaatctgAATCAAAaagccccttgctctgataccacttgttgggatcttagatggctagagggggtgaatagcctctttgaaaagtACAAAacataaatttcttcaagaactttgttagcacagcggaattagaaaactaaaacaaagagagaacacagcacattaactcagagatttacgaggttcggggataacttgcccctactcctcggcgtgtccgtaaggtggacgatcccttgatcttccggtagatcacaccccggaagctatccggctaaaggattctccttctcgatggagtaacctctccacaaagtctttaacagcagtaagaaattaagcacaagacttacagtagtggctcaagtgaaatgatcaaaggaagctcacagccacaatcagcgaagaacaagcaaaAGCACAAGCAGGAACACAAGAATACAGCCTCTCTTCAAGCACAAAGCACAGCACAGCTTGTTTCACACAACCAACCGATAGCACTATTCCTTGCTTCCTCGtctctcttcttatgcctctgctctttcgctgcagaaactctgcgtcgaatctctgctgtaaacacaagcatcgccaatcactcttcctcctcagctagttctctgaactcacaccaataccatccttggtcttgctggtgtcttctgagctccaaccaacccacaagagtcaagctgatcgcgaacagagattgcagtctgttagcatcagtatccgttgatgctcaatcttccctcatcgcagtgatacacagaaaaaagtaagctctgtcttattcctttgacgaggcttaatttgaaattaagcactggaatggaacctgcaacctgcaccacataaagctcacagcaaaagttgattagttcaaacgaatcagaaaccagcagaacctgacagtgtgtgcagacagtgAGGTGGATCGGTtagcggaccgatccacacctttgaattgatgtctgatcggtcgtgaagaccgatcagggtatggcctgatcggtctgcagaccgatcagggcttaatgagtgcggttcctcgcactcctaagatcgtcacctgatcggtcccaagaccgatcaggatatggcctgatcggtcctacagaccgatcagagtgcatatggatcggtccacagaccgatcccctgcctttttccttctcgcgacatcatctcctgatcggtcaacagaccgatcagattacactcagtgtgctactgagtgtttcctgatcggtcaccagaccgatcagcaaaccTAGTTTCACCAaatcggtctgtgcaccgatcagacaatcaaagtctcactggatcggtctgttgaccgatccaacaccTATGTGatactaccgagccctctctgacttcgtccggtccagagaacgagctaccgagccctctctgacctagtccggagaacgagctaccgagccctctccgaggTCGGTCCGGAGCGAGCTcacagccctctcgacctagtcaggagaacgagctaccgagccctcctcCGGCCTAgttcagagaatgagctaccgagccctctctgaccattccgtgccaagtcaccatacttggacttttcccgtgccaagctccctgcttggacttttcaccagatgtctggtcaaccttgacccatctggattttcccttacctggcttcactcaccaggactttccctcccaactgatcaacctcgatcagtagtcattctgagtttaattaatatctgatacaaacttaaatcagtgtcaacatcaaaacaacagccaggtcagactgtattaacaaccCCATATGACATCTGGTCTAGACCATAAATTTGATACCACTTGAtaggaccaaaagaattcacatatctctATAAATAGTATAATATTGTTTACTTTATGCCTAAGctctcatggatttatttttgggATTTACCCAAAAAGTTTcaaaccaatggagatatctttcatcttttaaactcatgatcttttctatatattttcTAATGTAAAACTTTAATTGAATTGCCAACAAAAGGTTGATTTCTTAGTGAAAATGTGAAAGAAAAGTtaaaatgagaaaaatgaggaaTTGAGgaggtttaaattcaaagttaaaacttTAACCTCATAACTTAGAGTTGGaaattttctaaaggtttaggaactctAAATCATTATTGGTATAATGATCGAAGATATATTATATTTTGAGGGGTAGGTCCTCCTTAAAGGCATACTTTTGTATGAATGGAGGAGAATGCTAGAATTTGAGAATGAGTGAACGATTGTAGGATTGTGTGCTTTGAAGATACTGGAAGGTAGAGAATCACCATTGTGATGTTGAAAGTTAGGAATGAAAAAAGAGAATGAATTTTTAGAAGagttttttgatgtgtgccaaatgaGGGGAATGAATGATTCAAGTTAGGAAACTTCATTCATACCTTGGCGTGAGAAGTAGGTTGTTGGGAAAATAGTCTAGTCTAACTTAAAAatgttatcaaatatcaaaaagagagagattgttagtgtaatcgACTTCTGGTCGAGTTTGATTAAGTTGgccaagcttgagttgactcgagTAGGGATTTCAATGTTTGAAATATGTTATTGGGTTGAGTGAGATgtaaagtaggtcaaagttgaccaaatacttgacaaTCGATCAATTTGTTAAGTTGTTTGAGACAaaaaatcaagtaggtcaagattgatcagatATTTTACAAgatatgaaaagtccaagtgggttaacttcgatcaaatatttgatgGTCAGAAGTCCAATATAGAGTTGGTACGagacggaaagtccaagtgggtcacagTTGATCGAATACTGATGATCGGAAGTGCAACAGGTAATTAGTAAGAGAAAAATCAAAATGGATCATCGTTGATCAGATACTTAACGGTCGAAATTCAAATATGGAGTTGGCATGAGacagaaagtctaagtgggtcacggTTGACTTAACACTtagtgatcggaagtccaacaaATAGTTGACAAGAGAAAAGTCCAGGTGGATCATGATTAACCAGACACTTAGTGGTTGAAAGTTTAATAGGTAGTTGGCATGAGACATTAAGTTATGGTAGATCAACGTTGATCGGATGACAGGAAACAATGAAATCTCGACAAGTTGAGATTGATCAAATGCTAGGTAACTAGGAAGTCTCGACCAAATAAACTTTCAAAGACCATAATTTTTAACTCGGATATCAGAACGAGATAATTTTTAGTACAAAATGAGCTCGTTTAGAGATCTATTATATTTGTTACTTAATATCAGTCAACTAATCATGACTTTAAAGATGGATTTTAAGGAGTTTTTCAAGGTTAGTTGTTGGGGGTTTTGGAGCAAAGTGTTATATTTTTAGATTAACAAGAGGCAATTCTAAGTAACAAGAAAATGTTTAAAGCAAGATTCGTGTAAAATTATTTGTactcattgtatttacttctatTTCTTGTACTCATGTGTTATATTTATGATCAAATAACACATTAATTTAATACAATAAACAAATTGGGTTGAAATTTCAATCCGGTATGAGATTTGATTTCCAGAGCCCAAAGTTAAATGGGCTTCCCAATAACAACAATTTCCTTTCTTGTTTGGATGTGTTAAAATTAAACGACAATGATTTGTCTTCACTTTCActtttatttagattttttttttctttcacgtTTCTAATACACGAAGGACTTAATTTCTTTGTTTCAAATTACTATGAAAATCTCAAACTTTTTTTTCACTTGGGTTCTTATTCTGTAAAAAAGTTTTAAGACGTTAGAAATtcgttaaaatttaaaatttaaagtaatatTATTATAAGACAAATATTGTAGGATATTGTAGGAAGATTATTAAGAGTTCTAAAGTACTAGGAGGTACAATAATATTGTCttaaaggaaaaaaattcaatatttatatTGATCTTATAACTAATTTGAATAGATGAATCAACTATCTaaaatttaaactaatttttattaaaaataagttgtacATCCACGCGATGGCATGCAGATAATTAAGGTGATAGACTCACACCAACTTAACACTACGTAAAACATAAAAACGATAACGAGGGAGGCCACCGGTACGAACAGAAAACCAGATAATTATTTATGCCTCGCCTCTCGTTCTTTTTATTCATTGTAATTATTTAAAAGTGATCCATGAATGATTCGTAGTGAAGCCGGTTAATGATTCGTAGTCACCATGGCGATCTTCCTGTTCGTAGGTTCATCGGCCGCTGGTGCGACCACCTCCGGAGTGAAGCTAGTATCGTTCAGGCCGCTTTTGACGATCAGGACGCCTTCGGAATTGGCGGTGTTGGTGGCCCACCTAGGACAGCCGTAGATGACGACGTTGCGGTCACGTTGAAGGATGAGGACGAAGTTGCCCCGTGGGCCGCTGGTGTTGCTCGCCCAAACAGCCCTGTTGTTGCCATCGTAGATGACGAGGTTGCCGTCGGTCTGCATGCGGAGGACGCACTTGCGGCCTCGGCCATTGGTGCCGGAGGCCCACACGGCCCGGCCGCTGTCGTAAAGCACCAGGTTGCAGTCGGTCTGTATGATGAAGGTATAGCCCCCTTGGGTAAGGGATTGGCCGGTGTTCA
This region of Zingiber officinale cultivar Zhangliang chromosome 9A, Zo_v1.1, whole genome shotgun sequence genomic DNA includes:
- the LOC122021485 gene encoding mannose-specific lectin-like, producing MADNILYGGDTMNTGQSLTQGGYTFIIQTDCNLVLYDSGRAVWASGTNGRGRKCVLRMQTDGNLVIYDGNNRAVWASNTSGPRGNFVLILQRDRNVVIYGCPRWATNTANSEGVLIVKSGLNDTSFTPEVVAPAADEPTNRKIAMVTTNH